The sequence ACTTTCTCCAGCGGCGCATGCGCCGAGCGCCGACGCGGGTGGCGCGCAGCGGGCCGGAGCTGCTGTTGCACGCGGCCTTCTGGCACGACGTGGCGAGGGTGCGCGTGCGAGCGGTGCTGGAAGCGGAGCTGGCGCCGGTGGTGCCGCGCGAGCACGAGCTGCCCGCGCTGTTGTCCTGGAGGGCCGCGCTGACGGAGGACCCGGCGCTGCGGCTGTCCGCGAGGAGCGTCTTCACGGAAGGCCGGGCCGGGCTGGTGGAGACAGCGGCGGCGCTGGCGGCCCTGTCGCGTGAGCGGCCCCGGGGCGCATGGAGTGAAGAGGTGGCGTGGGCGCGGCTGGAGCAGTCCGCGCAGCGAGCGCGCACGGAGGAGGGGCCGGAGGCGGAGGCCCTGAGGGACGCGTTGCGCCTCTTCGTGATGCTGCGAGGCCAGGCCCGCACGCCCGCGCGGCTGTTCTCCCCGGAGCACGCGAAGCCCGCGGGCGGAGACGTGGCCCGCAACGGAGACCTGGTCGCACTGGTGCAGGCGGCGCGTCACGCGGCACTGCGGCAGGGCGGCTGAGGACAGGGGCCCGTCTGGGGCAGCGCGCGGGCGCGTAATCAGCGTTGGCTGGCGGTAGCCGTGCTCCGAGGACAACGCGACCCTGTGGGGGCTAGACCGACGTGCCCCGTCTCACCCGCTCGAGAGGGCTCCTGCCAATGTAATTCCCACGGTCTCCTTCGTTTCCCTGATGCGAGAGGGAGATTCAACGATGCTGACCGTGGCGCAGGCATTTGAAAGGTTCATGCAGTCCCTCGAATTGCACGAGGGGGAGTCCCGCGAGGCGAAACGGCAGGAGCGTCAGGTCTTCGACGCCATGCGCCGCCAGCTCGGGCCCAAGGAATCCATCCTCTCTGGGTCCTATGGCCGGAACACAGCCATCCGGCCTCTCCACGACATCGACCTCTTCCTGATTTTCTCAGGAGGAAACGGACATGGAGAGACGCTCTCACCCGAGGCGTTCCTGCTGCGCGTGAAGCACGCGCTCGAAGCGGCGTTTCCCGACAAGGAGGCGCGTTTGCAGAACCGCTCGGTCAACATCGAGTTCACAGGGACGGGCATCGGTTTCGACGTGGTCCCTGCAATTGAAGATCCGAGGCAGCGAAACCTCTATCACATCCCTGATCTGGACCAGGACACGTGGATCTTGAGTGATCCCCGGCGTCATCAGGTGATTTGTGACGCCGCGAATGAGCGCGCGAAGAAGAAGCTGAAGCCGCTCATCAAAGCCGTCAAGCGCTGGAACCAGCAACAGGGAAGGCCGGTGCGTTCGTTCCTGCTGGAGGTCTTAGCTTACGAAGGCATCGCAACCCTCCCACAGGGCGCCAGCTACGCCGAGGGCATGGCGCACCTGTTCAAGTTCATGAGCGGGCGCGTCGAACAGACGTGCCTGGAGCCGGCGGGGTTGGGGCCTCCCGTCAACGCTGGAATCAGCCCGGGAAAGCTCCAGCAGGCCCAGCAGCGGCTTTCGGGGGCGTTGCGCCAGGCGGTCTGGGCGCTCGAGCAGGAACGCAGGGGAGAGATGGCTTCGGCGAACGGAGTCTGGCGCGAGCTGTTGGGCCCCGACTTCCCGGTGAGGTAGATGCCATGTCCCAGCCGCGCGAGCTGTCGCTCCAGTTGGTGCGTTCGGAGAACCCCGGCAAGGCGTACGCATTCGATGGCATGCCCCAGGCATACACCTCGATTGACATGCACCACCGGTCGGGACACAGCGTGTTTCCCTGGGACCGCATGGAGGCCTTGAAGGCTGCCCTGACCCAACCGCGCATGTCGGAGGCGGATCAGTCCCGTATCGGAAGCCTGCTGCGGGATTTCCTGCTGGACGCATTGAAGGAGCAAGGGGGGTGGGGGCTCTACGAAAGGGAGCTGTTCCAGGCCGAGGATACGGGAGCACCTTTACTGCTGCGGCTTCGGTTCAACTCGGTGGAGTTGTTCACCCTTCCCTGGCCGTTGGCGCAGCTCTCGGATCAGCGCCGGCTGGGGGCCCTCAAGCACTGCGTGATTACGCAGGAGTGGGTGGGTGAACCGCGCTTTCCCACGCCCGGGTGCGAACCGGGTCGTGTGCTGTTCGCCTGGTCCGACGCGGGCGGCGCAGTAGGGGGGCAACAGCACCTGGATGCGTTGAAGGAGGCCTGCCCAAACTCCGATTCAAATGTGGAAATCTGCCCGGAGCTGAGCCTCGAAGCCCTTCGGGAGCACTTGAACCGGGCAAAGCAGGAAGGCAACCCGTTTCGGGTTCTTCACCTCCTCTGCCATGGGACGAAGCTAGCGGACGGAACCTACGGACTGGTCGGGTCGGATCCGGTCCGTCCCGGTCGGCCGCTGCCCATCGGAATGAACGGGCTGTCGAATCTTCTGGGCCAGGAGCACGCTTCCCAACTCCATGCCGTGGTCTTGAGTGCCTGCCATGGAGGGCACCCTGGAGACGTGGGAAGCATGTTCGGGGGGGTGGCCCTGCATCTCCACAAGCTGGGGATTCCCGTGGTCATTGCCTCTCTGATGCCACTCTCGGTGACCGGGTCGGTGGCCCTGACCCGCGCGTTCTACCGGACGCGTTGCCAGCTCAAGCGCCCGCTGTATGAGGCCTATCAGGTCGCCCTGGCAGCGCTCCCGGCCGATTCGCTCGATTGGGCTTCGCTTCAGTTCCTGGCGTCCTCGCCGCGCCAGCCTGAGGTCCCGGTGGAGCCTCGCCGAGTGACCTTCTCGGAGAAGGAGGCCCTGCCTGAGTCGCTCTCCGGCGAAATCTCCTTGGCGTACGAGCTGAACTACAACGTAGCTCCCGCTGCGGTACGACGCGCCTTGGCGGGGAAATCCAGGGAGGTCTTGGTCCTTCAACCCCTTGACAAGGTGGGAGAGGCCTTGCCTTCGTCGCAATCGGAGTGGCGCCAGGCCCTGCGTCGCGCGGATGCGCTCGTGGAGTCCTTGGGAACCAAGGTCACCTGCGTCCATCTCTTTGGGCGCGCTCCCTTGCCCCTGATGTTCCATCTGGGGTGGCGCTTGAACCGGATGGGGCTCAAGGCCTACCAGTTCCGGAGGATGGGAAGCGATGAATGGGACTGCTTCTACGACTCGGGAAGCGCCGTCCCTCTGCCCACGGAGCCATTTTTCAAGCAGGAGCCCTTGCCAACCCCCGAGGCCTGTCGCGAAGCCGGGGGACGCCTGGCCCTCTCCGTGGAGGTGACTTTGTCTGTCACCGGGGAGGATGTGGCTCGCTGGCTGGGGTATGAGAGACCTCCCGCTCTGCTCCGCCTCGTCGCTGCCAGGGGCCCCTCCCGGACAGCGCTGGGAGGTCCAGCCGACGCAGCCAGGGCGCTGGATGAGTTCTTGAGCTGCCTGGAACGCATCCGGGAAACATTGCCCCAGGTACGGGAGATCTGGCTGGCCATGGCCTGTCCCGCCAGCCTCGCGGCGGCCCTGGGGCGTGCCTACAACCCGAAGGCGCAGCCCCGCATCAAGCTCTTCAACTTCCGGCAGGGTCCGGAAGGGTATGTGGAACTGCCCTGGAACCCGCACGAGCCCCCGAAGAAGCGGCGGCGGCGATGCCCCCCGTGGCGCGCGTGAAGGCCGACGTAACATCCGCCCGGTCCTCCGTTTCCCTGGTGGGGAAGGACCGGAGATGCGGTCATGACGAACGCCGGGGAGCGCGTGGCCCTTAATTACGACCACTGGCAGGACAAGTACTACCAGCTGCTGCTGCCCATCGCGGAGCGGCTCTGCAGGGGGGCACAGGGGTTGGATCCCAAGGACCTCGTGCAGGAGACACTCCTTCGCTTCATCAAGCACTTCGCGGGCTCCCTGGACGACCGGGGAGATGAGCCCATGGATGGCTGGCTCATCGCCGTGATGAACCGCCATTTCGTGGACTTGCAGCGGAGCGCCATGGGTCGGAAACGTGCCGAGGACGATCCGACCATCACCCGCTGGACCCTGGGGCAGGGGGAAAACACGTCCACCTACGAGCGCATCACGCCAGAGCGCTTCGACCGGGCCGTGGACCAGCTCCCTCAGCTGCAGCGCGTGACCTTCCTGCTCCATGTCCAGGGCCTGGGCAACCAGGAGATCGCCAGGCGCCTGAACATCAAGCCGAATGCCGTGGCCAAGCGCCTGTTCGATGCGCGCCAGCGGTTGAACGAACTCCTCCTGCCTTACGTCGATGAAGGAACCCACTGATGTCCAAGCCCTGTGACCAACTGCCGCTCTTCGCGGATGGAGATCTGCCGCTCGCGGAGTCCCAGGCGTTTGGCAGACACCTGGCAGACTGCGCGCACTGTCAGACGGAGCTGACGCGGCACCTCCAACTTGACCAGATGGGGCGGCGCTACCTGGAACGGCACGGTCCCATCACCATTCCGTGGCACGCCATGCCTCGCAACCGATGGTTCGCCGCGGGGGCGGCCCTGGTCGCGGTCGCGCTCGGGGTGCTCCTGGGCGTAGGCGGAGTGGGCCGGCGGGTGTCTTCTCCAGAGCCCGCGCTGTGGGCCGGGACGTCGCGGACGCTGGAAGCACGTGTCACCTACCCGGGGGCGGACCAGTACCGCAGACCTGCCCAGGCGTTGATGGGCGGAGGCACGCCCTCCGCCACCGCCAGTCGACCGCTGACGGTGATGAGTGAGCTGGAGCGACGGGGTGACCTGTCCCAACTCGTGGCCGCTTACCTCACCGCGGGCCCTCCGGAGCCCAAGAATGCGAAGGATCTCCTGGCGCGGATGCAAGCCGAGCGGCAGGGGGACCCGGCTGACGTACTCAGCGACATGGGCGCGGCCTACTACGCCTCAGCGAAGACCCAGGATCCAGCCTGGGCGCTGCGCGAACTTCGAGAAGCCTTGCGACTGCTCCATCAGGCCCTCGTGCTCAAGCCCACCCATCTCCAGGCACACTGGAACCGCGCGCTCGTGTACCGGGACCTGGGCCTGCCGCTGCTGGCCATTCAGGACCTGGAGGCAGTCGAGGCGCAGGAGACCAACCCCGCCTGGCGTACAGAGGCCCGCGAGAAGCGCGTGAAGCTCGCGGACGTGACGACGCGCCAGCAGCGATGGGAGGCCGCGAACAGCGCGGGCGCCGAGCTCGTGGCGCGCGGTGCCCAGGCGCTTGATGAGGCCATGCGGTACGCCGATGTACCGATGATGCGGCGTGACTTCTACCATGCGGTGCGAAGCCGCACCTCGCGCGAGGATGTGCTCGCGCTCCTTCCGCTGGCGGAGGCACTGGACTCGAAAGCAGGCCAGCAGACCGTGCTGGCCGACTATCTCCGCTCGGTTGCGAACCGGGACTTCTCACGCCGGGCCCCGCTGGCGGAAGCCTACGGACGGTGGGCCATGGGGACGGTGGAGCCCTCTGGAAAAGAACCCCTGCTGCGTACTTTCCTGGCCTCGAACGAGGACGACATCACGCTGGGCGCGTTGGTGATGTTCTCACCCCGGGGACCCGACTCGGAGTACGCGGAGAAGCTGATCACGCTGGGAAACAGCAATCCGGACCCTTGGTTCAAGGTCCTGGCGCTGCAGGAGCGCGCGGACCGCTCACGCCAGAAGGACCGGTATGAGCTCGCGCTCTCGGACTTGAGACAGGCGCTGGAGCTCTGCACGCAGGAGCACCTCGTCTATCGGTGCACGGAGGTTCGCAACGACCTGGCGTATGTGTCCGGTTGGCTCTTCCAGCTTCAGGAGGCAGAGCGTTTCGCCCGTGAAGGTCTCACCCAGTCGAGACTGGGCCAGTGGGAGCAGGAGCGCATGCTGCTCCAGGCGCTTGGCAGTGTGGCCCGCATGGCCGCGGACGTGACGCTGGGCCGGGCCTATTTCGGAGAGGCCTTGCTGATGGGGGGCGGGAAGGAACTCGCGCGCAACATCCATGAAAATCTAGCGCATCTGGCCATCAAGGCACTGGAGCTGGATGTGGCCCGGGATGAAATCAACCAGGCCCTGGCTACCGGGCTGCCATTGACCCAGCATGGGGTGGCCGCGCTGGCGGACATTGCCCGGACCCGTCGTGCTGCCGGAGACGTGGAGGCCGTGCAGCAGGGATTGGCTTCGGATGCCCCGGTGACGGAAGGCCAGCATGCCTTCGTCAAGTCCCTTCAGGGACGGTTCCTCCTGGAGGCGGACCCTGCGCAAGGGCATGCGCTGCTGGTGGACGCCATCGAACAGGCGACACGTGCCGCAGCCGCGGCCAGCGGAGCGGGTTGGACGGACATCACGGCGCAACATGCCCGCGCCTACGGTTTCACCTCGCTCATCTTCGACAATGCCCGGAGGGGGGACTTCGCGACGGCCCTGGCACGCTTTGGGAACGAGCTGGGCTTCGACACACCGGGAAACTGTGTCCTGGGGCTCACCGAGGACACGGAGCGACAGTTGTTGGTGGGGCGCGGGGCGGATGGACAGCTCCTGAAGCGCTACATGCCGACGCGGACGAAGCGGATGCCGGTGGACATGACCGACGTGGTCCCACCGGACATGGTGGAAGCCCTGCGGCCCTGCGCCTCGGTGGACGTGCTGGCCCGACCGCCCCTCCAGGGCCGTTCGGGCTTGCTGCCGGCGGACATGGCCTGGCGCTACCGGGCGCTGGCCGTGGCTCGGCAGCCTCCGGTGGGACGGGGCACCCACCTAGTCGTCAACGAGGTCCGTTACGCCGAGCAGCGCAACGAAACGCCCCTGCGGTGGACCGCGCGCATCACGCCCGACGAAGACCTGATGACCCTGACCGACCTGGCGGCCACTCCCAGCCGCGTGTTGGCGGAAATGCCCAAGGCTTCGGAGGTCGACCTGGCGACCCATGGAAAGGTCGCGCCGGGACCGAAGAGCACCTACCTGTTGCTGGCGCCCGAGACGAACGGCTCGGACATGCTGACCGAGGAACTCATCCGCAAGATGAAGCTGCCCAAGGCCCCCCTCGTCATCCTCGCGGCCTGTGAGGCGGCACGAGGTACGACGGCCCTCCACGAGCTCGGCAGCCTCCCCAATGCCTTCCTGGCCGCGGGAGCTCGCGGCGTGGTGGCGGCGACCTTGCCCATCCCCGACGAAGACTCGTCCGTGTTCTTCGGGAACGTGCGGGATCGCCTCCGTGCGGGAAGCCCGCTCGGCACGGCGGTCCGCGACGAACGGCAGCAGTGGTTGCAGCGAAGCGCGTCCCACAGCTGGGTCAACGGGGTCCTGGTCTTCGAATAGGCAGACGCCGCCGACCACAGTCAACATCTTTCAGGAGGAGAGACAATGCATGGGAAGGCATTGAAGCCACAGGTGTATTCGAAGTGGGATGGCCGCCCGTTCTTCGAGGGACAACCCGAGGAGGGACGTCAGGTCTATATCGAAACGTCCCTGAAGGGGTTCGTCGGGTCTGGGGTGATGGACGGGGTCGATCGCATCCTTTTTGAAGTCCATGGCACCCATTCGGAGCGTCCCAGCTTCGAGGCCCAGGTCCGGTCGGAGGGAGCCGCGGTCTTCCTGGGTCCCCCACCGACCGACACCAACGCGGGGGGCACCAAGGCGGGCTCCGGCACGGACCGTCCCGGGCTGACGCTCCCCGAGCCTGAGAAGGCCTCGGCGCTTCGCCAGGGCACGGAGGGCACGGCGAAGACTCCTGCCACCACTGCTCCCACCGAGCAGCTTCCGGACGCGAAGAAGGAGAAGCCATGACCTTCCATCTGTTGCTGGCCCATGCCGGGAGCGGGAGGCCCGTCTTGGAAGAGGGCCTCCCCTGGGAAGCCTTCGCGGACGCGCCGACGCCAGAGCCGGTGCCTACGCCTTCCCATCTCCACAACTTCGCGGGACCGCCGGACCAACTGCGTGAACAGCGCTGGGCGCTGCTGGTCCCGGACACGCCGCGGGGGCGGGCCGTGGAAGTCCGTCTCGCGCGCCTGTGTGAGCTGCGGTCCCGGGAGCAGGGGGCTCCGGTGGAGACCTACCGGGTGCCGCCAGGAATGGATGCGGTCCAGGCGGATAACTTCCGTGTCCGGACGTTGCACGCCTGGACGCGTCCCGAGCGGGAGCATGCGAGATATGTGCTACTGGCGGGAGGGCTGGAGGAGCTCTCGCTGGAGCTGCAGACCTCCCTCGTGGAGGACGGGGGCTGCTTCGTGGGCCGCCTGGCGTTCGATGAGGAGGCGGACTACTCGTCCTACGTCGAGAAGGTCCTGGCCTACGCCGGTGCCTCCGAGCCGCACCGACGGGCCCGTGCGGTGTATCTCGCCGTCGACGACAGGTCGCTCGCCACGCGGGCGGGGCAGCGAAATCTTGTCGAGCCGACCGTTGAGCGGTGCCGGGAGGAGCACGGTCAAGACCACTTCCCCGCGAGCGAGCTCCTGGAGGAGACGCTTCCGGAAGGGGCGCTGGAGCGGCTCTTCGAGGTGGCTGGAGCGGCTGTTCCAAGCCTGCTCTTCACGATGAGCCACGGACTGGGTTCCCCTGAAGGAGGCTGGGGCAGTGCGCTGGCCCAGCGGCAGGAGCAGGGCAACATGTCCCTCGGGGGAGGCGTGGCGCTGACGCCAGCGGAGCTCCGGCGACGGCCGTTCCTGCCGGGCGGTGTCTGGTTCTACGTCGCCTGCTTCGGGGCGGGCACACCCCTCCAGAGTGTGTATGAGCCCTGGATGAAGCAATTCGTGGAGTCCGGGATGGCGTCCGCGCGCATCCTGGAGCGCATCCGCTGGTCACGCCCGGCGGATGGGCGCCCGTTCACCGCGGCCTTGCCACAGGCCGCCCTGGCGAATCCCGAGGGCCCACTCGCGGTTATTGCCCACCTGGACA comes from Corallococcus macrosporus and encodes:
- a CDS encoding RNA polymerase sigma factor yields the protein MTNAGERVALNYDHWQDKYYQLLLPIAERLCRGAQGLDPKDLVQETLLRFIKHFAGSLDDRGDEPMDGWLIAVMNRHFVDLQRSAMGRKRAEDDPTITRWTLGQGENTSTYERITPERFDRAVDQLPQLQRVTFLLHVQGLGNQEIARRLNIKPNAVAKRLFDARQRLNELLLPYVDEGTH
- a CDS encoding SAVED domain-containing protein, whose protein sequence is MSQPRELSLQLVRSENPGKAYAFDGMPQAYTSIDMHHRSGHSVFPWDRMEALKAALTQPRMSEADQSRIGSLLRDFLLDALKEQGGWGLYERELFQAEDTGAPLLLRLRFNSVELFTLPWPLAQLSDQRRLGALKHCVITQEWVGEPRFPTPGCEPGRVLFAWSDAGGAVGGQQHLDALKEACPNSDSNVEICPELSLEALREHLNRAKQEGNPFRVLHLLCHGTKLADGTYGLVGSDPVRPGRPLPIGMNGLSNLLGQEHASQLHAVVLSACHGGHPGDVGSMFGGVALHLHKLGIPVVIASLMPLSVTGSVALTRAFYRTRCQLKRPLYEAYQVALAALPADSLDWASLQFLASSPRQPEVPVEPRRVTFSEKEALPESLSGEISLAYELNYNVAPAAVRRALAGKSREVLVLQPLDKVGEALPSSQSEWRQALRRADALVESLGTKVTCVHLFGRAPLPLMFHLGWRLNRMGLKAYQFRRMGSDEWDCFYDSGSAVPLPTEPFFKQEPLPTPEACREAGGRLALSVEVTLSVTGEDVARWLGYERPPALLRLVAARGPSRTALGGPADAARALDEFLSCLERIRETLPQVREIWLAMACPASLAAALGRAYNPKAQPRIKLFNFRQGPEGYVELPWNPHEPPKKRRRRCPPWRA
- a CDS encoding nucleotidyltransferase domain-containing protein is translated as MLTVAQAFERFMQSLELHEGESREAKRQERQVFDAMRRQLGPKESILSGSYGRNTAIRPLHDIDLFLIFSGGNGHGETLSPEAFLLRVKHALEAAFPDKEARLQNRSVNIEFTGTGIGFDVVPAIEDPRQRNLYHIPDLDQDTWILSDPRRHQVICDAANERAKKKLKPLIKAVKRWNQQQGRPVRSFLLEVLAYEGIATLPQGASYAEGMAHLFKFMSGRVEQTCLEPAGLGPPVNAGISPGKLQQAQQRLSGALRQAVWALEQERRGEMASANGVWRELLGPDFPVR
- a CDS encoding CHAT domain-containing protein, whose protein sequence is MSKPCDQLPLFADGDLPLAESQAFGRHLADCAHCQTELTRHLQLDQMGRRYLERHGPITIPWHAMPRNRWFAAGAALVAVALGVLLGVGGVGRRVSSPEPALWAGTSRTLEARVTYPGADQYRRPAQALMGGGTPSATASRPLTVMSELERRGDLSQLVAAYLTAGPPEPKNAKDLLARMQAERQGDPADVLSDMGAAYYASAKTQDPAWALRELREALRLLHQALVLKPTHLQAHWNRALVYRDLGLPLLAIQDLEAVEAQETNPAWRTEAREKRVKLADVTTRQQRWEAANSAGAELVARGAQALDEAMRYADVPMMRRDFYHAVRSRTSREDVLALLPLAEALDSKAGQQTVLADYLRSVANRDFSRRAPLAEAYGRWAMGTVEPSGKEPLLRTFLASNEDDITLGALVMFSPRGPDSEYAEKLITLGNSNPDPWFKVLALQERADRSRQKDRYELALSDLRQALELCTQEHLVYRCTEVRNDLAYVSGWLFQLQEAERFAREGLTQSRLGQWEQERMLLQALGSVARMAADVTLGRAYFGEALLMGGGKELARNIHENLAHLAIKALELDVARDEINQALATGLPLTQHGVAALADIARTRRAAGDVEAVQQGLASDAPVTEGQHAFVKSLQGRFLLEADPAQGHALLVDAIEQATRAAAAASGAGWTDITAQHARAYGFTSLIFDNARRGDFATALARFGNELGFDTPGNCVLGLTEDTERQLLVGRGADGQLLKRYMPTRTKRMPVDMTDVVPPDMVEALRPCASVDVLARPPLQGRSGLLPADMAWRYRALAVARQPPVGRGTHLVVNEVRYAEQRNETPLRWTARITPDEDLMTLTDLAATPSRVLAEMPKASEVDLATHGKVAPGPKSTYLLLAPETNGSDMLTEELIRKMKLPKAPLVILAACEAARGTTALHELGSLPNAFLAAGARGVVAATLPIPDEDSSVFFGNVRDRLRAGSPLGTAVRDERQQWLQRSASHSWVNGVLVFE